The genomic stretch AGGTTGGGGTCCAGCAGGTCCAGCACCAGCAGCCGGCCCGGCCCGACGAGGTAGGCGTAGTCGTCGGGGGTAACGACCGCGTCGCGAAAGTCGCCGCTGCGCAGCAGGTCGTCCTTACCGCTGCGCCGCAGCGCGTAGCCCGAGTCGGCGGACACGATCCAGCCGTTAGGCATCGCCCGGATCCAGCGCAGGCCCGAAAGCGCAAGCGCCGGCCCGCGGTAGACCGGGGCGTCGCTGCTGCCGGCCTCCCAGGTGTAGAGCACGACGTCCGAAAGGCGGTCGACGGCGATGCCCAGGCGCTGCTGCCGGTCCCAGTCGGCCGCCAGCGCCTCGACGGTGACCAGGCCGCCGACCTCGTGCTCGATGGGGTCGCCCGGAGGGTTGGGGTAGACGAGGGTGAACTTCTGCAGCCCGGGGCGCAGCCGCACCACCCGGTCGTCTGGGCCCAGCAGGTAGCGGGTGCCCTCGGGGTCGCCGCTGCGGTCCACCGGCTCGAGCGCCGGGCTCGCCAGCTCCACCGTCCAGACGCCTGCGGCTCCGCAGTCGACGAGGAGCTGGTTTTCGCCCACCTGCAGCGTGCCCGCTCCGCAGACGGTCCCCAGCGGCAGCTCCACCGTCGGGGGGGCGGCCGGCGGGGCCTGGTCCACGTCCACCCCCGCGAGCGGGTAGGCCCGCAGCGCGTCGGGCGCCAGCACCCACAGCCGGGTCTCCCCCGCCGGCCGCGCCAGGTCCAGCACCGTCGCGCCCAGGTCCCACGACCCCATGGCCGCGGCGGGCTCGGTGCCCGCGGGGTAGAAGACGACCTGCTCCCCCTCGCCCACCGCGAGCAGCAGCTCGAGCGGGGGCTCCTGGGTGCCGGTGCAGGCGGCGATCAACAACACCAACGCGGCGAGTCCCCAAAGTCGCTTCACAATCCTCCCTCCCAAGGCATGCGGATGCCGCTTTCGTCGAAGAGGAAGCGCGCGCTCTGGTCGCCGTAGAGGAAGGCGATCCGCGCCGAGGGCGCCGCGGCGTCCAGGGTGAAGCGCAGCGCCCAGCAGCAGCGGTCGAGGGTGACGACGAAGCGGGGCTGGAGCGGCGGCCAGCCCTCCGAGGTGCGCACCTCCTGGGTCAGCAGCGCGCTCAGGTAGAGGCGGGTGTTCTCCTCGCCCTGCCAGCCCAGGGTAAAGCCGAAGTCCTTGAAGGAAAACTTGCGGTCGTCCGGGTCGTAACGGGTGTATTCGAAGCCGCCCTGCACGCTCAGCGCCGGCCAGGACTCGCCGCCGGACCAGACGTCGAACCCCCCCTTGATCGAGGCCTCGTTGAGGTAGACCTCCTCGTCGCCGGGTTCGGGCAGGTGCCAGGCGGCGCCCACGTTCCAGGTGCTCTTCAGGTCGGCGAAGCGCGAGCTGAAGCGCAGCGAGCCGGGGCCGAAGCGCCCCTGCGTCCCGTCCCAGCGCTCCAGCAGGGTAAGGCGGTGCTCCTTCCAGGCCGCGGTGAGGGTGAGCTGGTGGTCGCGGTAGTTGGGGTCGCCCGGGTCGTCGGTGAAGAACGAGGTGTGGTCGAGCCGCAACGAGAAAGGGCCCCAGCCGGCGCCGATCTGCCCCTTGAGGCGGCGGCCGTCGTGGTCGTAGGTCTCGCTGAGGCTGTAGCGCGCGCCGCCGGGGCGCAGCTCGAAGGCGGCGCGGGTCTCCCGCGGCCGCCCCTGGTTGAGGTCGCGCTTGTGCGTCAGGCTCAGGTTGCCGCCGGGGAGCGCGTAGCTCGCCCGCAGCAGCAGGTCGTCGTAGGCGGCGTCGGGGTAGCGGTAGCCGCTCTGGACGCTGGCCGCCAGGTCGCCCAGGCGCAGGCCGAGGCGGCCGGTGGTGGCCTGGTGCTGCCCCGCCTGCGGGTCGTAGAGGTGGTCGAGCTTCAGGGTCAGCGGCCCCGGCCGCGCCTCGAGCCCCGCCTTGAGCGGCGCGTAGACGGCCTGTTCGAGGTCGCGCCCCCCCGAGGCGGTGAGCACCAGCCCCGGCAGCACGCTCCAGCGTGAGCTGGCCTTGAAGTCGAGCTTGCGTTCGGGGCGGATGTAGTCGCGGGCGAAGAAGGCCTCGCCCTCGGCCACCCGCCGCTCGAGCCGCGCCTCCACCCGCAGCCCGCCCAGCGTCTGCGAGGCGCGAAGGGTGCTGCGCCAGTCGACCTGGCGCTCGCCGGTGTCGTAGTACCAGCCCTTGAAGCGGTTTTCCGCGATCAGGCTGAACCCCTTCCACGGCGGCCGGGGCCGGAAGGTGTCGAGGTGGTCCACGTAGATCCGCCCCGCGCTGGCCCAGACCCCCGCGGCCCGCGCCGAGCGGTTGAGCTCGTTGGTGCGATCGAAGTAGCCGCCGGCGTAGAGGCTGCCCTTGACGCTGAAGCCGCCGCCGCTCCAGCCCCGCGTCCAGCGCAGCA from Oceanithermus desulfurans encodes the following:
- a CDS encoding LPS-assembly protein LptD, which codes for MRAAVWVLLALLAGWALAGRIEVTQADRLELRKVGDRELVVLVGAPVVLKLEKGEEVRADRVEYDRAARRLILIGQVYYQDAQGRVTEADYLELYLDDESLDALEVHIQSGGIDLWGPEATRVMGQILLTQGEFTPCARCGQDPYDYSFKARKVILYPGDRLVAYDVTVYTRGEVTFYWPVLLLHFSQRRPRLEVGTDPSDGWFVSADLPYVTRGGLGFTLLRWFQNRGWGLGFDHWGVGAAYEHYRTLYLPPEVGAERGSLEAQLDYRTGDKNLRDLPYYQTTTFKWKNAAQAADPPRWSLKTEYRLKEDGWRHELSLERRENTTSGRVRLKLSSRALGREEPRAEFRLQSYLDLGEAGPPAARVVPEMVLRWTRGWSGGGFSVKGSLYAGGYFDRTNELNRSARAAGVWASAGRIYVDHLDTFRPRPPWKGFSLIAENRFKGWYYDTGERQVDWRSTLRASQTLGGLRVEARLERRVAEGEAFFARDYIRPERKLDFKASSRWSVLPGLVLTASGGRDLEQAVYAPLKAGLEARPGPLTLKLDHLYDPQAGQHQATTGRLGLRLGDLAASVQSGYRYPDAAYDDLLLRASYALPGGNLSLTHKRDLNQGRPRETRAAFELRPGGARYSLSETYDHDGRRLKGQIGAGWGPFSLRLDHTSFFTDDPGDPNYRDHQLTLTAAWKEHRLTLLERWDGTQGRFGPGSLRFSSRFADLKSTWNVGAAWHLPEPGDEEVYLNEASIKGGFDVWSGGESWPALSVQGGFEYTRYDPDDRKFSFKDFGFTLGWQGEENTRLYLSALLTQEVRTSEGWPPLQPRFVVTLDRCCWALRFTLDAAAPSARIAFLYGDQSARFLFDESGIRMPWEGGL